One Klebsiella electrica genomic window, GCGAAAATCAAAAAGTTTACGCCGCGAGCAACTCTTTCGCGTTTGCCAGCGTGTTGCGGGTGACTTCGCTCCCGCCCAGCAGACGGGCCAGTTCCTGCAGCCGCGCCCGTTTGTCGAGCGGGTGCATATGGGTTTCCGTCATCTCGCCGTCGGTCTCTTTGCAGACGAAGAAATGATGATGGCCGCAGCCGGCAACCTGCGGCAGGTGAGTGACGCACATGACCTGGGTAGATTCGCCCAGTTGACGCAGCAATTTGCCCACCACCGCGGCCGTCGGGCCGCTGATGCCGACATCCACCTCATCGAAAATCAGGGCCGGCGTTTCCATCTTCCGCGCAGTAATGACCTGAATGGACAGCGCAATACGCGACAGTTCGCCACCGGAAGCGACTTTAGCAATGGGCTGAAGCGGCTGCCCGGGGTTCGTGGTGACGCGAAACTCGATACGGTCGGCCCCTTCGGCGGTGAGATGGCGCTCATCAAAGGCTACCTCGATGGCAAATACTCCGTGAGGCATGGAAAGTGAGCGCATACTCTCAGTGATTAACTGCGCCAGCTCTTCCGCGCTGCTTTGACGCAGAGCGTGCAGCTGCCGGGCGCTCTCCAGCGCCAGCTGATGGTGCTCTACCACGGTCTGGCTAAGGGATTCCAGTGAACCCGCGCTGTCGTCCAGCAGGCGCTGCTCTTCCAGCAGAGCCTGATAAAAAGCGGGGAGCTCTTCCGGGGTAATCTGATGCTTACGTGCCAGGGCTATCTGGCGAGAGATGCGCTGCTCCAGCTCGAACAGACGATTCGGGTCGAGATCCAGGCGGTCGCTATAGTGACGCAGTTCGTCGCTGGCTTCGCTGAGCTGGATAGCCGCCTCTTCAAGCATATCCAGCACGCCCGAGAGCTTGCTGTCCATACCGGTGAGCTCGGTCACCAGTTGCCTGGCGGTGTAGAGCTGGCTCTGTAGATTGGCCTCTTCGCCGTCTGCGAGCACCGTCAGCGCGTGCTGGCAGGTGGTCAGCAGCTGGCCGCTGTTGGCCAGACGTTTGTACTCTTCATCGATTTGTTCGAACTCGCCCGGCTGCGGATTGAACTCATTCAACTCTTTCAGCTGATATTGCAGCAGGTCGGCGCGGGATGCTCGTTCCTGGCTCTGCTGCTGATGCTGGGCCAGCTCGCGGCAGCTTTGATGCCACTGGCGGTAGTGTTCAGCCATACGCTGAGTAAGCGCATACTCACCGGTGTAGCCATCGAGCAGCGTTTTTTGATGTTCAGGCCGGGTCAGCAGCTGGTGCGCGTGCTGGCCGTGAATCTGGATAAGCAGCTGGCCGAGCTCACGAAGCTGAGAGAGCGGGACGGCGGTGCCATTAATAAAACCGCGGGAGCGGCCGTCGGTACTGATGACGCGGCGAAGTAAACACTCACGTCCGCTTTCCAGCTGGTTCTCCTCCAGCCAGCGCTGCGCCGCCGGAGTATCTTTTAAAGCGAAGCGGGCGCACAGGTCTGCACGGCTGGCGCCTCTGCGCACCATGTCTGCTTCGGCTCTTCCGCCGAGGCACAGCCCCAGCGCATCAATGGCAATAGATTTCCCGGCACCGGTTTCCCCGGTGATAGCGGTCATTCCGCTGTGAAAATCGATTTCCAGTTCACGAACGATAGCAAAGTTACTGATGGTGAGTTGCGCCAGCATAGCTGCCTTCCTGTATGAAAAACCATTACTGTGTTTTCGTACAGTATAAACTGGTTTTTTATCCAGTAAAGAGGCAGCCGCTAAGATCAGAACAATTTTTTCGACCAGCCGAGTTTTGTGCTCAATATATTGAAATAGCTGTAATCTTTTGGGTGGATAAGGTTCAGATGATAATCGCAGCGGTGGATAAGGACATCTTCGCCATCCTGAATCGGCAACGCTATCTGGCTGTCGCAGCTGATCTCCAGATCGCTACAGCGCTGGGAAAAACGCAGGCGGATGGTGCTGTCGCCGTTAATCACCAGCGGGCGCGCCGATAGCGTATGCGGGAACATTGGCACCAGGGTGATGGCATCTAATGAGGGGGTCAGAATGGGGCCGCCGGCGGAGAGTGAATAGGCGGTGGACCCCGTCGGCGTGGAGATAATCAGGCCGTCCGAGCGCTGGGAGAAGGCAAACACCTCATCGATATACACTTCGAACTCAATCATATGCGCGACTTTGCCCGGGTGCAGGACCACTTCATTAATCGCTGTGCTGATGCGCTTCTGGCAATCTTGCTGGCAGACCTGGGCTTCCAGCAAAAAGCGTTTTTCCGAAATGTAGTGGCCTTCCAGCACGTCGGCGAGCTGCTGTAGGGCGTTATCCGGGTCAAGATCGGTCAGAAAACCGAGGTTGCCGCGGTTAATGCCGATGACGTTGATATCGTAACGCGCCAGCGTTCGCGCCGCGCCGAGCATATTGCCGTCGCCGCCCACCACAACCGCCAGATCCGCCTGCTGGCCAATTTCCGCCAGCGTGCCCGTTTTGACGTTGCTAAGCTGGAGTTCATGGGCAATCTGTTGTTCGACCAGAACTTCGTAGCCTTTGCCGGAGAGCCAGCGCCAGAGCATTTCATGTGTGGTCAGCGCGGTTGGGTGACGAGGGTGTCCCACAATGCCTATACACTTGAAATGGTTCTTCATGTTCTGGATGTCCTTGCGTTAAATGAATGATGACAATCTGACAGCTTCCCTTGAAACCCGGAAACGGATCCCCATAATAAGCGAAGTTAGCGAGATGAATGCGAAAAAAACGCGGAGAAATTCATGAGTAGTAAAGAACAGAAAACGCCTGACGGGCAAGCCCCGGAAGAAATTATCACGGAACAGCACGAGAACGTTGAGGCGGTTGAGCCTGAAGTTTCTGCTGAGCAGGTGGATCCGCGCGATGAAAAAATTGCGAATCTGGAAGCGCAGCTGGCTGAAGCTCAGACTCGTGAACGCGATGGTGTCCTGCGCATAAAAGCGGAAATGGAAAACCTGCGTCGTCGTACCGAACTGGACGTGGAAAAAGCGCACAAATTTGCCCTTGAGAAGTTCATTAACGAACTGCTGCCGGTTATCGACAGCCTGGACCGCGCGCTGGAAGTGGCCGATAAAGCCAATCCGGACATGGCTTCCATGGTTGAAGGTATCGAGCTGACGCTGAAGTCGATGCTGGATGTCGTACGCAAATTCGGCGTGGAAGTGATTGCCGATACCAACGTGCCGCTGGATCCGAACGTGCACCAGGCCATCGCCATGGTCGAGTCTGACGATGTGGCGGCTGGCAACGTGCTGGGCGTGATGCAAAAAGGCTATACCCTGAACGGTCGCACCATTCGCGCAGCGATGGTGACCGTGGCGAAAGCGAAGTAACCTGCCTTCAACGGCCGCCGCAAGGCGGCCGTTTTTCTTTGCTGTCCGCAGCCCGGGAAATCGCGGGCAAAAAAAACGGCGAACCCTGGGTTCACCGTCCTGGCATCAGGCCAGTCGATTACTCGGCGGCGCTTTCACGAAGGGGCTTCACCGGCTTGACCTTCACCTGCTTAATCATATTGTCCTGGACGTCGAGAATATCGATATCATACTGCTCGATGCGCACGCGCGTGCCGGGAACCGGGATCTCTTCCAGCGCCTCCAGAATAATCCCGTTAACCGTTCGGGCCTCATCTTCCGGCAAATGCCAGTTAAACGCTTTATTGATTTCACGCACGCTGGCGCTGCCATCGATAATGACGGTTCCGTCAGTTAACGGCGTGACCTCTTCAGCCAGCGTCGGCGACATGGAGGTAGTGAAGTCACCGACAATCTCTTCGAGAATATCTTCTACCGTCACCAGCCCCTGGATATCACCGTACTCATCGACCACCAGACCGACTTTCTTCTTATTGCGCTGGAACTTCACCAGTTGCGTACTGAGCGGCGTCCCTTCCGGTACGAAGTAAATTTCATCGGCGGCGCGCAGCATCACCTCTTTAGTGAACTCTTTTTTCTCGGTCATCAGGCGATAGGCTTCACGCACGCGCAGCATGCTGATGGCGTCGTCCAGCGAGCCGCGATACAGCACGATGCGCCCGTGAGGAGAGTGGGTAAGCTGACGAACGATTGACTTCCAGTCGTCGTTAATATCAATACCGATGATTTCATTGCGCGGGACCATGATGTCATCGACGCTGACCTTTTCGAGATCCAACACCGACAGCAGCATGTCCTGGTTACGGCGGGAGATTTGGGTCCGCGACTCGTTCACGATAGTGCGCAGCTCATCTTTGCTCAGCGCGCCGCTGACGATGATATCGGTTTTGATGCCCATCATGCGCATCAGCAGGCGGGTGATGGTGTTCAGCAGCCAGACCAGCGGCATCATCAGCACCTGCAGCGGCGCCAGTAAGAAGCTGCTCGGATAGGCGACTTTTTCCGGATACAGCGCGGCGATGGTTTTAGGCAGGACCT contains:
- the recN gene encoding DNA repair protein RecN, whose amino-acid sequence is MLAQLTISNFAIVRELEIDFHSGMTAITGETGAGKSIAIDALGLCLGGRAEADMVRRGASRADLCARFALKDTPAAQRWLEENQLESGRECLLRRVISTDGRSRGFINGTAVPLSQLRELGQLLIQIHGQHAHQLLTRPEHQKTLLDGYTGEYALTQRMAEHYRQWHQSCRELAQHQQQSQERASRADLLQYQLKELNEFNPQPGEFEQIDEEYKRLANSGQLLTTCQHALTVLADGEEANLQSQLYTARQLVTELTGMDSKLSGVLDMLEEAAIQLSEASDELRHYSDRLDLDPNRLFELEQRISRQIALARKHQITPEELPAFYQALLEEQRLLDDSAGSLESLSQTVVEHHQLALESARQLHALRQSSAEELAQLITESMRSLSMPHGVFAIEVAFDERHLTAEGADRIEFRVTTNPGQPLQPIAKVASGGELSRIALSIQVITARKMETPALIFDEVDVGISGPTAAVVGKLLRQLGESTQVMCVTHLPQVAGCGHHHFFVCKETDGEMTETHMHPLDKRARLQELARLLGGSEVTRNTLANAKELLAA
- the nadK gene encoding NAD(+) kinase — translated: MKNHFKCIGIVGHPRHPTALTTHEMLWRWLSGKGYEVLVEQQIAHELQLSNVKTGTLAEIGQQADLAVVVGGDGNMLGAARTLARYDINVIGINRGNLGFLTDLDPDNALQQLADVLEGHYISEKRFLLEAQVCQQDCQKRISTAINEVVLHPGKVAHMIEFEVYIDEVFAFSQRSDGLIISTPTGSTAYSLSAGGPILTPSLDAITLVPMFPHTLSARPLVINGDSTIRLRFSQRCSDLEISCDSQIALPIQDGEDVLIHRCDYHLNLIHPKDYSYFNILSTKLGWSKKLF
- the grpE gene encoding nucleotide exchange factor GrpE, translating into MSSKEQKTPDGQAPEEIITEQHENVEAVEPEVSAEQVDPRDEKIANLEAQLAEAQTRERDGVLRIKAEMENLRRRTELDVEKAHKFALEKFINELLPVIDSLDRALEVADKANPDMASMVEGIELTLKSMLDVVRKFGVEVIADTNVPLDPNVHQAIAMVESDDVAAGNVLGVMQKGYTLNGRTIRAAMVTVAKAK
- a CDS encoding HlyC/CorC family transporter — encoded protein: MEHISTTTLIVTLIIMVIISAYFSGSETGMMTLNRYRLRHMAKQGSRQAKRVEKLLRKPDRLISLVLIGNNLVNILASALGTIVGMRLYGDAGVAIATGVLTFVVLVFAEVLPKTIAALYPEKVAYPSSFLLAPLQVLMMPLVWLLNTITRLLMRMMGIKTDIIVSGALSKDELRTIVNESRTQISRRNQDMLLSVLDLEKVSVDDIMVPRNEIIGIDINDDWKSIVRQLTHSPHGRIVLYRGSLDDAISMLRVREAYRLMTEKKEFTKEVMLRAADEIYFVPEGTPLSTQLVKFQRNKKKVGLVVDEYGDIQGLVTVEDILEEIVGDFTTSMSPTLAEEVTPLTDGTVIIDGSASVREINKAFNWHLPEDEARTVNGIILEALEEIPVPGTRVRIEQYDIDILDVQDNMIKQVKVKPVKPLRESAAE